Proteins from a genomic interval of Rhodothermales bacterium:
- a CDS encoding LLM class flavin-dependent oxidoreductase, with amino-acid sequence MPDIRSEALQAAEFSWFAPICDGDDRYLGARDPAFRSSWENTSRVLLEADRLGFRNSLCPSSYQVGQDTWTFAAALAPSLRTMGLLPAVRMGELHPPMLARAIATLDHILKGRLTLNVISSDLPGETLSSEDRYARSAEVIQILRQAWTRDEIDFRGDFYRLALPSAPVKPYQQNGGPLLYFGGYSPAGLDLCARECDVYLMWPDTEAGLTNLMEEVGRSAASYGRTLDYGLRVHVVVRETEAEARAWAASLVSRLPEALGTDIRNRSQDARSLGVARQTRLREDADTDGYVEPELWTGIGRARSGCGAALVGDPDQVAAKLQRYMDMGIRSFILSGYPHLDECRLFARHVLPRFRTAFLPDVQGRVSSATPETPLGAGPRF; translated from the coding sequence TTGCCCGACATTCGTTCCGAGGCGCTGCAGGCCGCGGAGTTCTCCTGGTTTGCGCCGATATGCGACGGAGACGACCGCTACCTGGGTGCGCGCGATCCCGCCTTCCGTTCGTCCTGGGAGAACACGTCTCGCGTCCTGCTGGAAGCGGACCGCCTGGGGTTCCGAAACAGCCTCTGCCCCAGCTCCTATCAGGTGGGGCAGGACACGTGGACGTTTGCAGCCGCTCTGGCACCCAGCCTTCGAACGATGGGGTTGTTGCCGGCCGTGCGCATGGGAGAACTCCATCCGCCGATGCTGGCCCGGGCGATTGCCACCCTCGATCACATCCTCAAGGGTCGCCTGACGCTGAATGTGATTTCGTCGGACCTGCCGGGTGAGACGTTGTCGTCGGAGGATAGATATGCCCGTTCGGCCGAAGTCATCCAGATACTGAGGCAGGCCTGGACCCGGGACGAAATAGACTTCCGGGGAGACTTCTACCGGTTGGCCCTGCCCTCCGCACCGGTGAAGCCCTACCAGCAGAACGGTGGGCCGCTGCTCTATTTCGGCGGGTACTCGCCGGCGGGGCTGGACCTGTGTGCGCGCGAGTGTGATGTGTATCTGATGTGGCCTGACACGGAAGCCGGGCTCACGAACCTGATGGAGGAGGTCGGGCGCAGCGCGGCGTCGTACGGTCGCACGCTGGACTATGGATTGCGCGTGCATGTCGTGGTTCGGGAGACGGAGGCCGAGGCTCGGGCCTGGGCCGCATCGCTCGTATCGCGGCTGCCCGAGGCCCTGGGGACCGACATCCGGAATCGCTCTCAGGACGCTCGGTCTCTGGGAGTGGCGCGACAGACTCGTCTTCGCGAGGATGCAGATACCGACGGCTACGTGGAGCCCGAGCTCTGGACCGGCATCGGACGCGCGCGCTCGGGCTGTGGCGCGGCGCTGGTCGGTGATCCGGACCAGGTTGCTGCCAAGCTGCAGCGCTACATGGACATGGGCATTCGCTCCTTCATTCTGTCTGGATATCCGCACCTGGACGAGTGCCGGCTGTTTGCGCGGCACGTGTTGCCCCGCTTCAGGACGGCCTTTCTGCCCGATGTCCAGGGGCGTGTGTCCTCTGCGACTCCGGAAACTCCGCTCGGCGCGGGGCCGCGCTTCTGA
- a CDS encoding iron-containing alcohol dehydrogenase: MLSKLPEVLSSYDAGTALVITDPGVASAGIADRVCGLTETAGFRPVVWDRVRPNPRTSTVDEVAARYRDSRVRVVVGIGGGSVLDAAKGIALMLQNSGPVAQYQGRNRFPNGSAPFVAIPTTCGTGSEVTWVSVLTSEAERRKISVKGDRMFPAWAIADSELLASLPEHLIATTAMDAATHAVEAAVGRQANPASDALAAGALRRILDHLESAVERRTPKSLTALMEASTLAGMAFGNADVAGVHCLSEAIGGRHDLPHGALNAALLVPVLRYQEREAAGKLNTLGEACGTPDLLSALETLSRAVGIPSFRELRVPREDYEPIAREAEQNGSNGSNPRTMTAADYLAILREL; the protein is encoded by the coding sequence TTGCTGTCAAAGCTCCCGGAAGTCCTGTCGAGCTACGACGCCGGCACGGCGCTCGTGATCACCGATCCCGGGGTGGCCTCGGCGGGAATCGCGGACCGGGTCTGCGGCCTGACGGAAACGGCCGGCTTTCGGCCCGTGGTCTGGGACCGGGTGCGCCCGAACCCCCGGACCAGTACGGTCGATGAGGTTGCTGCCCGCTACCGAGACTCGCGGGTCCGGGTGGTGGTCGGCATCGGAGGCGGATCAGTGCTGGATGCGGCCAAGGGCATCGCCCTGATGTTGCAAAACTCCGGTCCCGTGGCCCAGTATCAAGGCCGCAACCGGTTCCCCAACGGATCCGCGCCGTTTGTGGCCATCCCGACCACCTGCGGCACCGGCTCGGAGGTCACCTGGGTGTCCGTATTGACCAGCGAGGCCGAGCGGCGCAAGATTTCGGTCAAGGGAGATCGCATGTTTCCGGCCTGGGCCATCGCTGATTCTGAATTGCTTGCGAGCCTGCCGGAGCACCTGATTGCCACCACGGCCATGGATGCCGCCACCCATGCCGTGGAGGCGGCCGTAGGTCGGCAGGCCAACCCCGCCAGCGACGCGCTGGCCGCCGGCGCTCTCCGGCGGATCCTCGACCATCTCGAGTCGGCGGTCGAGAGGCGCACACCCAAGTCTCTGACAGCCCTCATGGAGGCATCCACCCTGGCCGGTATGGCGTTCGGCAACGCCGACGTCGCCGGCGTGCATTGCCTGTCCGAGGCCATCGGCGGCCGACACGATTTGCCGCATGGTGCGCTCAACGCGGCGCTGCTGGTGCCCGTCCTGCGCTACCAGGAACGGGAAGCCGCCGGCAAGCTGAACACGTTGGGTGAGGCCTGCGGAACACCGGACCTGCTCTCCGCGCTGGAGACGTTGTCGCGCGCGGTAGGAATTCCTTCATTCCGGGAGCTTCGCGTGCCCAGGGAAGACTACGAGCCCATCGCCCGGGAAGCCGAACAGAACGGCTCCAACGGTTCCAACCCGAGGACCATGACTGCGGCCGACTATTTGGCTATTCTGCGGGAGCTTTAG
- a CDS encoding LysM peptidoglycan-binding domain-containing protein codes for MLNARVTGALAPRMLLVILLMAVAGQATAQVKRTYTVRAGDTLYRIALNHNMSVEELQRLNGMDGTIIKVGQVLRLTDGSDLTEEVPPAAEPPAEVAPPVEAEVVEEPPPVGVESAVTDPPAEDVAIDAPAVQTPEFETESLPAFPEPPPPAPITAVTDSSGAVLFGEYTLAAGQSYYDIAFTLGVSVDTLEALNPDQPAVVASGDVVRVPARYASSTHTVASGETLYGIAASHGVALSELRLANPDLGDVLLVGQDIRVPRAPAEITMPLVVAQGPASIYPQQFVGRLMASGRPYEDDRFTLAHPALPFGTVVLIENAETGQSTFAEVADRMPVSTDFVVEVSRAVAEAIGLGEAGVSVRIIESGGQ; via the coding sequence ATGCTGAATGCTCGTGTAACTGGGGCCCTGGCGCCCCGTATGCTGCTGGTGATCCTCCTTATGGCAGTGGCCGGTCAGGCCACCGCCCAGGTCAAGCGCACCTACACCGTTAGGGCGGGCGATACGCTCTACCGCATCGCGCTCAATCACAACATGTCCGTGGAAGAACTACAGCGACTCAACGGTATGGACGGCACCATCATCAAGGTGGGGCAGGTGCTGCGGTTGACGGACGGGTCCGACCTGACCGAGGAGGTGCCGCCTGCTGCGGAGCCGCCGGCAGAGGTTGCTCCCCCGGTCGAGGCTGAGGTGGTTGAAGAGCCTCCGCCGGTCGGGGTGGAGTCCGCGGTCACCGATCCGCCCGCGGAGGATGTGGCGATCGACGCGCCCGCCGTGCAGACTCCCGAGTTTGAAACCGAGTCGTTGCCCGCGTTTCCGGAGCCACCTCCGCCTGCACCGATCACGGCCGTGACGGATTCCTCGGGCGCCGTTCTATTTGGGGAATACACGCTGGCGGCCGGACAGTCCTACTACGACATCGCCTTCACGCTTGGCGTTTCCGTCGACACGCTGGAAGCGCTGAACCCGGATCAGCCGGCCGTGGTGGCCAGTGGTGATGTGGTTCGGGTTCCGGCTCGGTACGCATCGTCCACGCACACTGTAGCAAGCGGCGAGACGCTGTACGGGATTGCGGCCTCTCACGGCGTGGCCCTGTCCGAGCTGCGCCTGGCCAACCCGGATCTGGGCGATGTGCTCCTGGTGGGTCAGGACATTCGTGTGCCCCGCGCACCGGCCGAGATTACGATGCCGCTGGTGGTGGCTCAGGGACCGGCATCCATCTATCCGCAGCAGTTTGTCGGCCGGTTGATGGCAAGCGGACGCCCGTACGAGGACGATCGCTTCACGTTGGCCCACCCGGCCCTGCCGTTCGGCACCGTGGTGCTGATTGAGAACGCAGAGACCGGTCAGTCCACGTTCGCCGAAGTGGCGGACCGCATGCCGGTGAGCACCGATTTCGTGGTTGAGGTATCGCGGGCCGTGGCTGAAGCCATTGGTCTGGGCGAGGCGGGAGTTTCGGTGCGCATCATCGAGTCGGGTGGCCAATGA
- a CDS encoding DUF4252 domain-containing protein, giving the protein MTYRTVFSTLMLLAMLGVAGSAQAQRIERMPGYFDFDELERIVGAETTLEVNVKGALLRMAAEAARIEDDTLADMLLKLVAIQVRGYTLDYESREVLRDRVGPLARKLSEDGWDRVVRVSEDGEFVEMLVRDTSGERVEGMMVFVIQSGDNGTVFVNIVGEIDPEDIGRIGRRFRIDVLEDL; this is encoded by the coding sequence ATGACATACAGAACCGTTTTTTCCACGCTGATGCTGCTCGCCATGCTGGGCGTGGCGGGATCAGCCCAGGCGCAGCGCATCGAGCGCATGCCCGGCTACTTCGATTTCGATGAGCTGGAGCGCATTGTGGGTGCCGAAACGACCCTCGAGGTCAACGTCAAGGGAGCCCTCCTTCGCATGGCCGCCGAGGCCGCGCGCATCGAGGACGACACCCTGGCGGACATGCTGCTCAAGCTGGTCGCCATCCAGGTGCGGGGCTATACGCTGGACTATGAATCGCGGGAAGTGCTCCGGGACCGGGTGGGTCCGCTTGCTCGCAAGTTGTCGGAAGATGGCTGGGACCGCGTAGTGCGGGTATCGGAGGACGGCGAGTTTGTAGAGATGCTGGTGCGCGATACCAGCGGCGAGCGTGTCGAGGGCATGATGGTCTTTGTCATCCAGTCCGGAGACAATGGGACCGTCTTTGTCAATATTGTTGGAGAGATTGATCCCGAGGACATCGGCCGTATCGGGCGCCGCTTCCGGATCGATGTGTTGGAGGACCTGTAA
- a CDS encoding tetratricopeptide repeat protein, producing the protein MMDRLAILKEYLRDDPEDAFTRFAIASEYRKLGDLQAALEAFEGLVRDQPGYVGTYYHLAALYRELDRGEDARRTYQAGIKTAAAAGDRHAESELRSALLELDIDF; encoded by the coding sequence GTGATGGACCGCCTTGCGATTCTCAAGGAGTACCTGCGCGACGATCCCGAGGACGCATTCACCCGATTCGCCATCGCGTCCGAGTACCGGAAACTCGGCGATCTCCAGGCCGCACTCGAAGCGTTTGAGGGGCTGGTTCGGGATCAGCCCGGATACGTAGGCACGTATTACCACCTCGCTGCGCTTTATCGGGAGCTTGATCGTGGCGAGGATGCCCGCCGCACGTACCAGGCCGGTATCAAGACGGCCGCCGCGGCCGGCGACCGGCATGCAGAGTCGGAGCTGCGCTCCGCGCTGCTCGAGCTCGACATCGACTTCTAG
- a CDS encoding LemA family protein, with protein sequence MRSTGTLVIVFIVLVVGFAGCAGCGTYNGLVAQEERVEQSWGDVETSYQRRADLIPNLVRTVQGAADFEQETLESVTNARARATSINVSLDDLNDPARVQEYLAAQSALGSSLGRLIAVAESYPQLTATAAFQDLQTQLEGTENRINTARRDYNDAVRQYNTRVRQFPGSIIASITGFERRTPFEAEAGAEAAPTVEFN encoded by the coding sequence ATGCGAAGCACGGGAACGCTCGTCATTGTTTTCATTGTACTTGTGGTCGGATTTGCCGGCTGCGCGGGCTGTGGCACCTATAACGGGCTGGTCGCTCAGGAGGAGCGCGTAGAACAGTCCTGGGGTGACGTTGAGACCTCGTATCAGCGGCGGGCCGATCTCATCCCCAACCTCGTGCGCACCGTTCAGGGCGCTGCCGATTTTGAGCAGGAAACCCTGGAGTCCGTCACGAACGCCAGGGCTCGGGCCACGTCCATCAACGTGTCTCTGGATGACTTGAATGACCCGGCCAGGGTCCAGGAATACCTGGCGGCGCAGTCTGCGCTCGGATCATCGCTCGGCCGATTGATTGCCGTGGCGGAAAGCTATCCGCAGCTGACGGCGACGGCCGCGTTCCAGGACCTGCAGACCCAGCTGGAAGGCACGGAAAACCGCATCAACACCGCACGTCGCGACTACAACGACGCGGTACGTCAGTACAATACCCGGGTGCGGCAATTCCCGGGGTCGATCATCGCCTCGATAACCGGCTTCGAGCGGCGCACGCCGTTTGAAGCCGAAGCCGGTGCCGAGGCCGCTCCGACCGTAGAGTTCAATTGA
- a CDS encoding sodium/solute symporter (Members of the Solute:Sodium Symporter (SSS), TC 2.A.21 as described in tcdb.org, catalyze solute:Na+ symport. Known solutes for members of the family include sugars, amino acids, nucleosides, inositols, vitamins, urea or anions, depending on the system.), whose protein sequence is MLDLGIVLAYFVAIMVAALWGRDRGEVTVEQYFLSSRSLRWPSVALSTIATNIQGYQFLGMMGSAYLFGIAQASLEINAVQGILLAVFVFVPLYMRSRVVTVTQFIAERIGRKAALVYSGANIALFSTITLGAALFWGAYAADLVFGDYLAVISQDRVVRIAVLLVGLGVFSAIYTYLGGLAAVVRTDVVQFGILFLGGFVVLLVAIREVGGWGQLYVRTPELMQLHLPREHPTLPWTHMFGLFLLNINYWCANQSVLQRSLAARSLKDAQVGLMVGGVLKYAMAVLIVVPGVALAGILGAGGLDEPDMAFPYLVTTYLPIGLKGLILSALFASLMSTVDSTYNSLATLWSVDLYKGYFRPAASESQVVQAGRRAILVALVTGCLMGLVLLYLKFEDPGAAFTHTLNELRYYINCGIVVLICTAVLVAVPRERIVLLAFFLTIPLNLFILQAFPAMNYFVRAFWVIVIAFGVIALTTPRRNWVSGGELLTSHSPSVARAGLLLAASLVALHVVFH, encoded by the coding sequence ATGCTGGACCTGGGGATCGTACTTGCGTACTTCGTGGCCATCATGGTCGCCGCGCTCTGGGGCCGCGACCGGGGTGAAGTGACGGTAGAGCAGTACTTCCTGTCGTCGCGCAGTCTCCGCTGGCCGAGCGTTGCGCTTTCGACCATCGCGACCAACATCCAGGGCTACCAGTTCCTGGGCATGATGGGCTCAGCGTACCTGTTCGGGATTGCGCAGGCCAGCCTGGAGATCAACGCTGTTCAGGGCATCCTGCTTGCGGTGTTCGTCTTTGTGCCGCTGTATATGCGCTCCCGGGTCGTTACGGTCACCCAGTTCATCGCAGAGCGCATCGGACGGAAGGCGGCGCTGGTCTACTCGGGAGCGAACATTGCGCTCTTCAGCACGATTACGCTGGGCGCCGCCCTGTTCTGGGGGGCCTACGCCGCCGACCTGGTCTTCGGGGACTACCTCGCTGTGATCTCCCAGGATCGGGTGGTGCGCATTGCTGTGTTGCTCGTCGGCCTCGGTGTGTTCTCGGCCATCTACACGTACCTGGGCGGATTGGCAGCCGTGGTGCGCACCGACGTCGTGCAGTTCGGCATCCTCTTTCTGGGTGGCTTTGTGGTACTGCTTGTTGCCATCCGGGAGGTCGGCGGTTGGGGGCAGCTCTACGTACGCACTCCAGAGCTCATGCAACTGCACCTGCCGCGGGAGCACCCGACCCTGCCCTGGACCCACATGTTTGGGCTCTTCCTGCTGAACATCAACTACTGGTGCGCCAACCAGTCGGTATTGCAGCGGTCACTGGCCGCCCGAAGCCTGAAGGATGCGCAGGTCGGACTGATGGTGGGGGGCGTGCTGAAGTACGCCATGGCCGTTCTGATTGTCGTGCCAGGCGTGGCGCTGGCCGGAATCCTCGGGGCCGGGGGGCTGGACGAGCCGGATATGGCGTTCCCGTATCTGGTGACGACCTACCTGCCCATCGGTCTGAAAGGGCTGATTCTCAGCGCGCTGTTCGCATCGCTCATGAGTACGGTGGACTCCACCTACAACTCACTGGCCACGCTCTGGTCCGTGGATCTGTACAAAGGCTACTTCCGCCCGGCAGCGTCGGAGAGCCAGGTCGTGCAGGCGGGACGGCGTGCGATCCTTGTTGCGCTAGTGACCGGCTGCCTGATGGGACTGGTGCTGCTGTACCTGAAGTTTGAAGACCCGGGCGCGGCGTTCACGCACACGCTCAACGAACTCCGGTATTACATCAACTGCGGCATCGTCGTGCTCATCTGTACGGCGGTCCTGGTGGCCGTTCCGCGGGAGCGGATCGTATTGCTGGCGTTCTTCCTGACCATCCCATTGAACCTGTTCATCCTGCAGGCCTTCCCGGCCATGAACTACTTCGTGCGGGCGTTCTGGGTCATCGTGATCGCGTTTGGCGTCATTGCGCTGACCACGCCGCGACGAAACTGGGTGTCGGGAGGTGAGCTGTTGACCTCGCACTCCCCGTCGGTGGCGCGCGCCGGCCTGCTTCTGGCGGCTTCTCTTGTGGCGCTGCATGTCGTCTTCCATTGA
- a CDS encoding DUF4252 domain-containing protein — MRRSFTHVILLLILAPTLAGCFYSREIAHIREDIEDILGARFEREVVVKVGPRLFRTVSWISGRVPDVYAQMASDYVREIDRVKVGVYSVEKQPTRSDLRFNRVPRFKRSGWEVAVRVEDDSETVWVLYRERYDSIRDMLVLVLNRDELVIARIEGHLNELVSMAVQDADFLRDVASWE, encoded by the coding sequence ATGAGAAGAAGCTTCACCCACGTTATTCTGCTTCTGATTCTGGCTCCGACGCTCGCGGGCTGCTTCTACTCGCGGGAAATCGCGCACATTCGCGAGGACATCGAAGACATTCTCGGCGCCCGCTTTGAGCGGGAAGTGGTGGTCAAGGTCGGGCCGCGGCTCTTCCGCACCGTGAGCTGGATTTCCGGGCGTGTGCCGGACGTCTATGCACAGATGGCGAGTGACTACGTGCGCGAGATAGATCGCGTCAAAGTCGGCGTGTATTCGGTTGAGAAGCAGCCGACCCGCAGCGACCTCCGCTTCAACCGGGTGCCACGGTTCAAGCGCAGCGGCTGGGAGGTGGCGGTGCGCGTCGAGGATGATTCCGAGACGGTCTGGGTCCTGTACCGCGAGCGGTACGACAGCATTCGGGATATGCTGGTGCTGGTGCTCAATCGCGACGAACTGGTCATCGCCCGCATCGAGGGTCATCTGAACGAGCTGGTCTCCATGGCCGTGCAGGACGCGGATTTTTTGCGTGACGTGGCCTCCTGGGAGTAG
- a CDS encoding sigma-70 family RNA polymerase sigma factor, with product MTLSEFELTVTRHQNRVFGYAARLLGDRDQAKDVVQDAMLRMWKHRDRVDEDGAVSWLLRVTHNACIDVLRRRQLEHRIFDGEPDADRTGSATLSPARQTESADMMAHLERAIETLKEPYRSIVVLREIEDFRYEEICGALNLPMSTVKVYLHRARRMLRKTIEEVMHLETA from the coding sequence TTGACACTTTCGGAGTTCGAACTCACGGTTACCCGGCACCAGAACCGGGTCTTTGGCTACGCGGCACGCCTGCTCGGCGACCGCGATCAGGCCAAGGATGTCGTGCAGGACGCGATGCTCCGGATGTGGAAGCATCGGGATAGGGTGGATGAGGACGGCGCGGTCTCCTGGTTGCTTCGCGTGACGCACAACGCCTGCATTGACGTGTTGCGTCGGCGGCAACTGGAGCACCGGATTTTTGACGGAGAACCGGACGCGGATCGGACCGGGAGCGCGACGCTCTCGCCTGCCCGCCAAACGGAGTCTGCCGACATGATGGCGCACCTGGAGCGCGCCATCGAGACGTTGAAGGAGCCCTATCGCAGCATTGTTGTGCTGCGCGAAATCGAGGACTTCCGATACGAAGAAATCTGCGGCGCCCTCAACCTGCCCATGTCCACGGTCAAGGTGTACCTGCACCGTGCGCGCCGGATGCTACGGAAGACCATTGAAGAGGTGATGCACCTTGAAACAGCCTGA
- a CDS encoding TPM domain-containing protein produces MIRATSRFAVAVLLATVALAGAVRGQDVIAPSGLWVTDLGEFLTDSEERLLSSRLAGFADTTSTQMIVVTLPSLDGAEASDYATALGRAWGVGQGDKDNGVVVLVSREDRQVHIATGLGLEGAIPDIIAGRIVRDIMIPAFRDGYFYDGISGAVDKLMLAAAGEFTVDASDSGDGIPIEFIVLAFIVIVIIVIAIAAAADEHDGDGGRRYRHRSGPVIIWGGGWNSGFGGGRGGGGFGGGGFGGGGFGGFSGGGGGFGGGGAGGSW; encoded by the coding sequence TTGATCCGGGCCACGTCCCGTTTTGCCGTTGCGGTGTTGCTGGCGACGGTCGCTCTTGCGGGCGCCGTGCGCGGGCAGGACGTCATCGCTCCGTCCGGACTCTGGGTCACCGACCTTGGCGAGTTCCTGACGGACAGCGAGGAGCGCCTGCTTTCATCGCGTTTGGCGGGATTTGCGGACACGACATCGACCCAGATGATCGTGGTCACGCTGCCGTCGCTGGACGGGGCGGAAGCATCCGACTATGCGACTGCGCTCGGTCGGGCCTGGGGCGTGGGCCAGGGCGACAAGGACAATGGGGTTGTGGTGCTCGTTTCGCGCGAGGACCGACAGGTGCACATCGCCACGGGATTGGGTCTGGAAGGCGCAATTCCGGATATCATCGCGGGCCGCATCGTTCGTGACATCATGATTCCCGCTTTCCGGGACGGGTATTTCTACGATGGGATTTCGGGCGCGGTGGACAAGCTCATGCTCGCCGCGGCGGGCGAGTTCACGGTGGATGCATCGGATTCCGGAGACGGCATCCCCATCGAGTTTATCGTACTGGCATTCATCGTCATCGTAATCATTGTGATTGCGATCGCTGCAGCCGCGGATGAGCATGACGGCGATGGGGGGCGACGCTACCGGCACCGGTCCGGCCCGGTCATCATCTGGGGCGGCGGCTGGAACAGCGGCTTCGGCGGCGGCCGTGGCGGCGGAGGATTCGGCGGCGGCGGGTTCGGTGGCGGCGGTTTTGGCGGCTTTTCCGGCGGTGGCGGCGGCTTCGGCGGAGGCGGTGCCGGAGGATCATGGTGA
- a CDS encoding S41 family peptidase, with the protein MKRFILPALFVFAAGTFIGARVGGVFSQPDTLEQLRKLEDAFLLIDRNYVEKVSPVNLVDRSISAMLEELDPHSSYIDKEQVAKVQEGYRGSFGGIGIWFEAPPEDTARVTSIIADGPSEKVGLMPGDLIIAVDDSSVVGYNSIEIQNRIKGPIGTDVELDVVRRGVDEPVEFVITRGEIPLYSIDTSYMMDDETGYLRIGRFAMTTHQEFLQHTRALIDQGMQRMVLDLRDNPGGIKQTAVLIADEFLPGGHTIVYTKGRVERESERDVSTDGGLFENGPVIVLVNENTASGSEIISGALQDHDRALVVGRRTFGKGLVQRPFQLRDGSILQLTVSRYYMPSGRLIQTAYEDGSLEDYYTSKFGSLRQATYNVSEYLDDLPDSLRFKTTHGRTVFGGGGVMPDIVIAPDSVGGMNAPILRAIVRQGADVRFAREWFLEREAAFRGTWMERQDEFVDSYAVPESFMEGFWDYAEGVGISITDGDSRAEDGVFSAEDLAESEALLRTVLKARLAQRLYGSEAWFPIFNAIDPTVLKAQGMWTDAAELAALPPAEDAETRGD; encoded by the coding sequence ATGAAGCGGTTCATCCTACCCGCCCTGTTTGTTTTTGCTGCGGGCACGTTCATCGGCGCACGCGTGGGCGGCGTGTTCTCCCAGCCGGACACGCTGGAGCAGTTGCGCAAGCTCGAAGACGCGTTCCTGCTCATCGACCGGAACTATGTGGAGAAAGTCAGCCCGGTGAATCTGGTGGACCGATCCATCTCGGCGATGCTGGAAGAGCTGGATCCGCACTCCTCCTACATCGACAAAGAGCAGGTAGCCAAGGTCCAGGAAGGCTACCGCGGCTCGTTTGGTGGCATTGGAATCTGGTTCGAGGCCCCGCCGGAAGACACGGCCAGAGTGACCTCGATCATCGCGGACGGCCCATCGGAAAAGGTCGGCCTGATGCCCGGTGACCTGATCATTGCAGTAGACGATTCGTCCGTGGTAGGCTACAACTCGATTGAGATCCAGAACCGGATCAAGGGTCCCATCGGCACGGATGTGGAGCTGGACGTGGTGCGCCGTGGTGTGGACGAGCCCGTGGAATTCGTGATCACGCGTGGCGAGATCCCGCTCTATTCCATCGACACTTCGTACATGATGGACGATGAGACCGGCTACCTGCGCATCGGTCGATTCGCCATGACCACGCACCAGGAGTTTCTGCAGCATACGCGCGCGCTGATCGACCAGGGCATGCAGCGCATGGTGCTGGATTTGCGGGACAACCCAGGAGGCATCAAGCAGACCGCGGTCCTGATTGCCGACGAGTTTCTCCCGGGTGGGCACACCATCGTCTATACCAAGGGACGTGTGGAGCGCGAGTCCGAGCGGGACGTCTCCACCGACGGTGGCCTGTTTGAAAACGGACCAGTCATCGTGCTGGTCAACGAGAACACTGCGTCCGGCAGTGAGATCATCTCGGGCGCGCTTCAGGATCACGACCGCGCGCTCGTGGTCGGTCGGCGCACGTTCGGCAAGGGACTCGTGCAGCGTCCGTTCCAGCTTCGGGACGGCAGCATCCTGCAGTTGACGGTCAGCCGGTACTACATGCCGTCGGGCCGCCTGATTCAGACCGCTTATGAAGACGGCAGTCTGGAAGACTACTACACTTCCAAGTTCGGCAGCCTGCGCCAGGCCACGTACAACGTGTCCGAATACCTCGATGACCTTCCGGACTCGCTGCGCTTCAAGACCACGCACGGGCGGACCGTGTTTGGTGGCGGCGGTGTGATGCCCGACATCGTGATCGCGCCTGACAGCGTAGGTGGCATGAACGCCCCGATCCTGCGCGCCATCGTGCGCCAGGGAGCGGACGTGCGATTTGCCCGGGAGTGGTTCCTGGAGCGTGAAGCCGCCTTCCGGGGCACGTGGATGGAGCGCCAGGACGAGTTTGTGGACAGCTACGCTGTGCCTGAGAGCTTTATGGAAGGGTTCTGGGACTACGCCGAGGGGGTCGGCATTTCCATCACCGATGGAGACTCCCGCGCGGAGGACGGAGTCTTTTCAGCGGAGGATCTCGCTGAGTCGGAGGCGCTCTTGCGCACCGTGCTCAAAGCCCGACTTGCCCAACGACTCTACGGCAGCGAGGCCTGGTTCCCGATCTTCAACGCCATCGACCCCACGGTACTCAAGGCCCAGGGCATGTGGACGGACGCTGCGGAGCTGGCCGCACTGCCGCCCGCGGAGGACGCGGAGACGCGGGGCGACTGA